One genomic segment of Corynebacterium durum includes these proteins:
- a CDS encoding SdpI family protein codes for MIAVTTLLLILAALFIIVGGLGWAGKLPGNGVIGIRVPEVRKTKELWDTAHRIAGPLWTVSGVVLALGGILSFGASGWMWLVVALAVVGSLALLGMGAGMGAHAVALIDARATAEAASDSGCDCCSSGASDASASSTAASDAHDPSVDCGVSGGCGSCSLNGACEGGSDAFAAGESFGSVDLDAVRKAAAKGDDRQHGNTTVHP; via the coding sequence ATGATTGCCGTGACCACGCTACTGTTGATTCTCGCCGCACTCTTCATCATTGTTGGCGGCCTGGGGTGGGCTGGAAAATTGCCAGGAAACGGCGTGATAGGCATTCGTGTACCGGAAGTCCGTAAAACCAAGGAACTGTGGGACACCGCACACCGCATCGCCGGACCGCTCTGGACAGTCAGCGGCGTCGTCCTCGCCCTTGGCGGCATACTTTCGTTCGGTGCTAGCGGGTGGATGTGGCTGGTCGTCGCACTCGCTGTTGTCGGCTCCCTCGCGCTTTTGGGCATGGGTGCCGGCATGGGCGCACATGCCGTCGCGCTTATCGACGCCCGCGCCACTGCCGAAGCAGCCTCCGATTCCGGCTGCGATTGCTGCTCTTCAGGGGCTTCCGACGCATCGGCGTCCTCCACAGCTGCCTCCGATGCCCATGACCCCAGCGTGGATTGCGGCGTGAGCGGCGGCTGTGGTTCCTGTTCACTCAACGGGGCGTGTGAAGGCGGCTCCGATGCCTTCGCAGCAGGTGAGTCCTTTGGCAGCGTAGACTTAGATGCCGTACGTAAG
- a CDS encoding dicarboxylate/amino acid:cation symporter, with amino-acid sequence MDLRRLSSSLLFRIVVAIISGIVCSLFFPDWLGRVFATFNGLFGNFLGFFIPVLIFALITPAIAGIGKGAGKWLAITTAIAYASTIFAGLMAYLSASALYPRLLAGQGMVAAADVEKGALSPYFKIDMEPPMGVMTALLLAFTIGVAMTAVRSDTLFAGVRDLERVVMHVITKFIIPLLPIFIFGMFLSMGMNGNLLQILSAFARVLVLAVVLTIVLLLIQFVIAGSIAGKNPFVALKNMLPAYVTALGTSSSAATIPVTYDCAKRNNVAPSVAGFTVPLCATTHLAGSMLKIGLFAFAITYMADIELTPGKAIGFIFMLGITMVAAPGVPGGAIMAAVGLLSSMLGFTNDQVGLMIAAYIAIDSFGTACNVTGDGAIALVVNKLAKGQISRAELVDVQSSRDDIIEE; translated from the coding sequence ATGGATCTTCGACGACTCTCCTCCTCGCTGCTTTTTCGCATTGTCGTAGCAATTATCTCCGGCATCGTATGCAGCTTATTTTTCCCCGACTGGCTGGGGCGCGTTTTCGCCACCTTCAACGGTCTGTTCGGAAATTTCCTTGGATTTTTCATCCCCGTCTTGATTTTCGCCCTGATCACCCCGGCCATCGCCGGGATTGGTAAAGGCGCAGGAAAATGGCTGGCCATCACCACGGCCATCGCCTATGCTTCCACTATTTTCGCTGGACTCATGGCCTATCTTTCCGCATCCGCTCTCTACCCACGATTACTGGCAGGGCAAGGTATGGTCGCTGCGGCGGATGTGGAAAAAGGCGCCCTGAGCCCCTACTTCAAAATTGACATGGAACCACCCATGGGCGTGATGACGGCTCTTCTCCTTGCCTTTACTATTGGCGTGGCCATGACTGCTGTGCGCAGCGATACGCTCTTTGCAGGGGTGCGTGACCTGGAACGCGTGGTCATGCACGTCATCACCAAGTTTATTATCCCGCTTTTGCCGATCTTCATCTTCGGCATGTTCCTGTCCATGGGGATGAACGGAAACCTTCTGCAGATCCTAAGTGCTTTTGCCCGAGTGCTCGTGCTGGCGGTGGTGCTCACCATCGTGCTGCTGCTCATACAGTTCGTTATTGCAGGCAGTATCGCAGGTAAAAACCCCTTCGTGGCGCTGAAGAACATGCTGCCCGCCTATGTCACCGCGCTGGGTACCTCCTCCTCCGCCGCTACCATTCCCGTCACCTACGACTGTGCTAAGCGCAACAACGTCGCGCCGTCCGTCGCAGGCTTCACTGTTCCCCTCTGCGCCACCACGCACCTGGCCGGCTCCATGCTCAAGATTGGTCTCTTTGCTTTTGCGATCACGTACATGGCGGACATTGAGCTGACACCAGGCAAGGCCATCGGGTTCATCTTCATGCTGGGCATCACCATGGTCGCCGCGCCGGGCGTACCTGGTGGTGCGATTATGGCAGCTGTGGGCTTGCTGTCCTCCATGCTGGGATTTACGAACGACCAAGTGGGGCTCATGATTGCCGCGTACATCGCCATCGACTCTTTCGGCACGGCATGTAACGTGACCGGCGACGGCGCTATTGCCCTTGTGGTTAATAAACTTGCGAAGGGCCAGATCTCTCGTGCTGAGCTGGTCGATGTGCAAAGTAGCCGCGACGACATCATTGAGGAGTAG